The genomic DNA AGCAGACAAAGAGAGGTTTTCACAGTGGGGAAGACCAAGAGTGAGTGAAACACCATTACCAGGGAACCTTGGAGCGAAGTGTTCTGCATCAAACCTTGCCATTTCAGCAATAGGATATTGCCCGAAACCTCCAATGAAGTTGGTATCGGTTCCCATGAATGAGTAGCCCTCTTTGCCAAACTTGATGGAAACATCGTCTGCTGCCTCTCTTTGTTTAGTGTCCATGTCTATTGGGGACTGCAACAGTACTTCAGTGCTCCTTGGCTTCTTGGGACTTCCTTGGGTGATCCCTTCCAATTCGGATGAGCCAATGAAGGAATACCCTGACTGGTTTTGGGCATTTCCTGCAAGAGGAGACGTTGAAGCCATGGAAATGGACATTGAGGAAGCATTCTGGTTTGCAGAATTGTCCTGTTTCGAGCTGCTCAAACTTTTAGCTTGGTTCTTTGCTGGTGTTGGACCAGTGGATTTAGATGCTGAATCTTCATTGTTCTGTTCCTGCTCCTTGATTTCCTCCAGGTACATCTCTTCCACCATTGGCTTCCAAAGCCGGACTCGAGCATTTATGAACCAATTAGACACCTAAATTATCACACACACAAAAACATCATCGATTTAGACATGCCACAAGCGGGACAAGTCATAAGAGTCTCAAAAAGATTGCTAAACAACACAGTTCATAGGCGCCTGGTACCTGACTCCTGGTAAGCCCTGTTTGTTTAGCAAGCATGTGCTTGTCTGAGTCTTTAGGATATCTGGAAGTGCAAATATAGGAATCAGACACCATTGGAAGGGCATTCCAAAATTAGAAAGTTTAAGGAACGAATGGAAATTAATTACTAATACTTACGGGTGGAGAAAGTGTTCAAAGAGCCAAGCTCGAAGAACAGATACGGATCTTTCTGGTAGTCCTCTTTGTGGTCTCCAAGCATTGTGTTGGATCATCCCCAGCTGCTGAAGTGCTCTTTGTTGACGAAGCTGATGATCCACAAACTTAAGTCCGGAGCCTTCGGTCTTCCCTCCCAGTCTATCTTCTTCACCTAAGCTCTTGTTTACAGCTCGAATCTGGCCAATTATTGCATCTTTCAAACACCGAAACTGCTTAGAGATGGTCTTTAATGCAAGAGCTGTATATGTTTTAGCTGACCCAATTCCAGCCGTTTGCTCAAATGTGGATATTACAATCTGCATTTGGTGATGGTATTGCCTGTACCTTTGATCCACCTAAAAAACCCGATTTCAAGAATTTTGCATGCAGATTTTAGACTCTGATGGGTAAACTTGATAGATTTATGgtcgaaaaataaaatttcatgaaaatttcgataTAATAAGActtcaaaattatttaaaaaatccaATTGATGAGCCAGTGAAACTAACTTTTATCCCACTTCTTTACTGATATCAATTTAGAACAAATTTTCCTTGACCAACATAACTTTCCCCAGAAAGTAAACTTGTTTTCTTATACACCTTCACTTTCAAGAAGAAATCAAACCAAACCCACCAAAACACATATATAGACAAGTATTTATACATATACGATAATTATATAATTTCCTTACCTCATCAAGCATGCTAATTAGCTTTGCTTTCTTCATCTGAATTTCTTGTCTCTCAGCCGTGCTCAGCTCAGTCCTGCGCTTACCAACAGCATCCTCGCCACCAGAACCGTCTCCGGCCGCTGCCGACAATTCTCCGGTACCCTTGCTTCTATTGCTA from Gossypium arboreum isolate Shixiya-1 chromosome 9, ASM2569848v2, whole genome shotgun sequence includes the following:
- the LOC108454335 gene encoding BEL1-like homeodomain protein 1, with protein sequence MAAYFHGNPEIQAADDLQTLVLMNPAYVHYSNTPPPPPPSNNLVFLNSLSPNAPSSHSQQLVGIPLPAVTSRSNQDAISSLHGLVQRLHYNSYNPIDPSGAPRDTPRAQQGLSLTLSSQHQPSNYGSQPQAVSGGSASSCSAVTNGVSGIQSVLLSSKYLRAAQELLDEVVNVDNTGFTKTEMAKKGCGNDSNRSKGTGELSAAAGDGSGGEDAVGKRRTELSTAERQEIQMKKAKLISMLDEVDQRYRQYHHQMQIVISTFEQTAGIGSAKTYTALALKTISKQFRCLKDAIIGQIRAVNKSLGEEDRLGGKTEGSGLKFVDHQLRQQRALQQLGMIQHNAWRPQRGLPERSVSVLRAWLFEHFLHPYPKDSDKHMLAKQTGLTRSQVSNWFINARVRLWKPMVEEMYLEEIKEQEQNNEDSASKSTGPTPAKNQAKSLSSSKQDNSANQNASSMSISMASTSPLAGNAQNQSGYSFIGSSELEGITQGSPKKPRSTEVLLQSPIDMDTKQREAADDVSIKFGKEGYSFMGTDTNFIGGFGQYPIAEMARFDAEHFAPRFPGNGVSLTLGLPHCENLSLSATHQTFLPNQTLQMGRRLDIGEPNEYGAINPSTPHSSAAYEIENIDVQNRKRFAAQLLPDFVA